A region of Panicum virgatum strain AP13 chromosome 8N, P.virgatum_v5, whole genome shotgun sequence DNA encodes the following proteins:
- the LOC120685382 gene encoding UV-B-induced protein At3g17800, chloroplastic-like codes for MAALRPRAAAAVASADLRLAVRRGTCRASAAAFRYYPCLQLQGNMLNWRSEFATKKSLSKVACAKPDDSEFESVDAPLEPVTWEGSFLCGLLKNLPHIFLSAAAKQLQELSNQREDTLNRWEHSIGSKEDCLHRRIAELKEQECQTAIEDIMYMLIVYKFFKIEVPMVPNLSKLISIRRLQLWPPRETDLESIHGPEVLELIREHLTSIIRWVHRNGPKINRSTLRIKRLQFGQIYSASIMYGYFLKSVSIRHRLELTLTRSEELPPQLQFLNAQFTNKQEQEEAVGGSGEVSSCSKPSSVVNPHDLKGYMMGFDPKTLQLCAKLRSCEAANLIERHSWALFGQNMELTQENDEAVILDPSSLKRLLLEAIAFGSFLWDVEDDVDEIYKLSDS; via the exons ATGGCCGCCCTTCGCccgcgcgcagccgccgccgtagcTTCCGCGGACCTCCGGCTGGCGGTCCGGCGAGGCACCTGtcgcgcgtcggcggcggcgttccgctaCTACCCTTGCTTGCAACTGCAG GGGAATATGTTGAATTGGAGATCCGAATTCGCAACTAAGAAGTCATTGAGTAAAGTAGCTTGTGCAAAGCCTGATGATTCTGAATTTGAAAGTGTGGACGCACCACTGGAGCCAGTAACATGGGAAGGGAGTTTTTTGTGCGGTCTGTTGAAGAACCTTCCACACATTTTTCTATCTGCAGCAGCAAAGCAACTGCAAGAGTTGTCTAACCAAAGAGAAGACACGTTGAACCGCTGGGAACATAGTATTGGTTCTAAAGAGGACTGCCTTCACAG GAGGATTGCTGAGCTCAAGGAGCAAGAGTGTCAAACAGCTATTGAGGACATCATGTACATGCTGATTGTTTATAAGTTTTTCAAGATTGAAGTTCCAATGGTTCCAAATTTGTCGaagctcatcagcatcagaagaTTGCAGTTATGGCCGCCAAGGGAGACAGATCTTGAGTCCATTCATGGACCTGAGGTACTAGAACTAATTAGGGAACACTTGACCAGCATTATCAGATGGGTACACAGAAATGGTCCCAAGATCAATCGCTCAACACTTCGCATTAAAAGACTGCAATTTGGtcagatatattccgcttcaaTAATGTATGGATACTTCCTGAAATCTGTGAGCATCAGGCATCGTTTGGAGCTGACTCTCACACGCTCAGAAGAACTTCCTCCTCAACTTCAATTTTTGAATGCTCAATTTACAAATaaacaagagcaagaagaggCTGTTGGAGGCTCTGGAGAAGTGTCATCTTGTTCGAAACCAAGTTCAGTTGTCAACCCGCATGACTTGAAGGGTTATATGATGGGATTTGACCCTAAGACTTTGCAGCTTTGTGCGAAGCTGCGCTCTTGTGAAGCTGCTAATCTCATCGAGAGGCACAGCTGGGCTCTTTTTGGACAGAACATGGAACTCACCCAAGAGAATGATGAAGCGGTTATACTGGATCCTTCGTCCCTAAAAAGACTACTACTTGAAGCCATTGCATTTGGTTCCTTCCTTTGGGATGTCGAAGATGATGTGGACGAGATTTATAAGTTGTCGGATAGCTGA
- the LOC120686854 gene encoding rapid alkalinization factor 23-like, with protein MPATTKLILLFRAWAAASLLLILVLALHGRGGHCGGLSLDAEMEMDSEAHRQLLWEATTSRRYISYDALRGDVVPCSRTGVPYYNCRISTTANPYTRGCESITRCRDAGP; from the coding sequence ATGCCGGCAACCACCAAGCTGATCTTGCTCTTCAGAGCATGGGCGGCAGCGTCGCTCCTACTGATTCTGGTGCTTGCCCTCCATGGGAGGGGAGGCCACTGCGGCGGCCTGAGCTTGGACGCggagatggagatggactcGGAGGCGCACCGTCAGCTGCTGTGGGAGGCGACCACCAGCCGGCGTTACATCAGCTACGACGCGCTGAGGGGCGATGTGGTGCCGTGCTCCAGGACTGGGGTGCCCTACTACAACTGCAGGATCTCAACTACCGCCAACCCCTACACCCGGGGCTGCGAGAGCATCACCAGGTGCAGGGACGCAGGTCCTTAG